A region from the Beduinella massiliensis genome encodes:
- the rpmJ gene encoding 50S ribosomal protein L36 encodes MKVRPSVKPICEKCKIIKRKGRVMVICENPKHKQKQG; translated from the coding sequence ATGAAAGTCAGACCGTCGGTCAAACCCATTTGCGAAAAGTGCAAGATCATCAAGCGCAAGGGCCGCGTGATGGTCATCTGCGAGAACCCCAAGCACAAGCAGAAGCAGGGCTGA
- a CDS encoding DNA-directed RNA polymerase subunit alpha: MIEIEKPRIERLETGENNCYGKFVIEPLERGFGHTLGNSLRRVLLSSLPGVAVSSIRIEGIQHEFSAVPGVKEDVTEIILNLKELSARLYSEGTKLISIDVKGPCELTAAALEVDDEVEVINKDLHIATLNEDAHLVMHVTLEKGRGYVSADRNKQPNTPIGVIPVDSIFTPIRKVNYVVEDTRVGQITDFDKLTLEVWTDGSILPDEAISLAAKILSGHLTLFVNLTEHVMPVDFNEPEDDKKEKVLEMTIEELDLSVRAYNCLKRAGINTVAELVQRNQEDMMKVRNLGKKSLEEVEQKLAALGLALRANDE; this comes from the coding sequence ATGATCGAAATCGAAAAGCCCCGGATCGAACGACTGGAAACCGGTGAGAACAATTGCTACGGTAAATTCGTCATCGAGCCCCTGGAACGTGGTTTCGGCCACACGCTGGGCAACTCGCTGCGCCGCGTGCTGCTCTCTTCGCTTCCGGGCGTCGCGGTCTCCAGCATCCGCATCGAAGGGATTCAGCACGAGTTTTCGGCTGTGCCCGGCGTGAAGGAAGACGTGACCGAGATCATCCTCAACCTCAAAGAACTCTCTGCTCGGCTGTATAGCGAAGGCACGAAGCTAATCAGCATCGACGTGAAAGGACCGTGCGAGCTCACCGCCGCCGCGCTTGAGGTGGACGACGAGGTGGAGGTCATCAACAAGGACCTGCACATCGCCACCCTCAACGAGGATGCGCATCTGGTGATGCACGTGACGCTTGAAAAGGGTCGTGGATACGTTTCCGCGGATCGCAACAAGCAGCCCAATACGCCCATCGGCGTCATTCCGGTGGATTCCATCTTCACCCCCATTCGCAAGGTGAACTACGTGGTGGAAGACACGCGTGTGGGTCAGATCACGGACTTTGACAAGCTGACGCTGGAAGTATGGACGGATGGCAGCATTCTGCCGGACGAAGCCATCAGCCTGGCGGCGAAGATCCTTTCGGGCCATCTGACGCTGTTCGTAAACCTCACGGAGCATGTGATGCCCGTCGACTTTAACGAGCCGGAAGATGACAAAAAGGAAAAAGTTCTTGAGATGACCATTGAGGAACTGGATCTTTCGGTCCGTGCCTACAATTGTCTGAAGCGTGCGGGCATCAACACCGTGGCTGAACTGGTTCAGCGCAATCAGGAAGACATGATGAAGGTCCGCAATCTGGGCAAGAAGTCCCTGGAAGAGGTCGAGCAGAAGCTGGCCGCGCTGGGATTGGCCTTGCGTGCCAACGACGAATAA
- a CDS encoding KOW domain-containing RNA-binding protein — protein sequence MTSFPMEIGRVVYSKAGRDAGSHYVVVGIIDGEYVAIANGCLRKVDNPKKKKIKHLTARPECIASVQAKLQEGKIVFDSELRNCLEAAGYADTLPPRKEG from the coding sequence ATGACCTCTTTCCCGATGGAAATCGGTCGCGTGGTTTACTCCAAGGCCGGGCGCGACGCAGGAAGTCACTACGTCGTCGTGGGGATCATCGACGGCGAATATGTGGCCATTGCAAACGGCTGTCTGCGTAAAGTAGACAATCCAAAGAAGAAAAAGATCAAGCATTTAACGGCAAGACCGGAATGTATTGCCAGCGTTCAGGCAAAGCTCCAGGAGGGGAAGATTGTCTTTGACTCCGAGCTGCGCAACTGTCTGGAAGCGGCCGGTTACGCCGACACGCTACCGCCGCGTAAGGAGGGCTGA
- a CDS encoding L17 family ribosomal protein translates to MAYQRKLGRTADQRKALLRNQVTNLIWYGRIETTLARAKEVRSAAERLITLAVRECDNNIEATKTFNNDKGQTVTVTVRNDSPSKLHARRLIMAYLYNMQEQKKADESKSEYRERTKDVKYPCVEKLFTEIGPKYKKRNEEKNCAGGYTRIVKKGPRRGDAAEMVILELV, encoded by the coding sequence ATGGCATATCAACGCAAACTGGGCCGGACCGCCGACCAGCGGAAGGCGCTGCTGCGCAACCAGGTCACCAACCTGATCTGGTACGGCCGCATCGAGACCACGCTGGCCCGCGCGAAGGAGGTTCGCTCCGCCGCCGAGCGCCTGATCACGCTGGCCGTGCGCGAGTGCGACAACAATATCGAAGCTACCAAGACCTTCAACAACGACAAGGGTCAGACCGTCACCGTCACGGTGCGCAACGACAGCCCCTCCAAGCTGCATGCCCGCCGTCTGATCATGGCTTACCTGTACAACATGCAGGAGCAGAAGAAGGCGGACGAGAGCAAGTCGGAGTACCGGGAGCGCACGAAGGACGTGAAGTATCCCTGCGTAGAGAAGCTCTTCACCGAGATCGGTCCCAAGTACAAGAAGCGCAACGAAGAGAAGAACTGCGCCGGCGGCTACACCCGCATCGTGAAGAAGGGCCCGCGACGCGGCGACGCGGCCGAGATGGTCATTCTGGAGCTGGTGTGA
- the infA gene encoding translation initiation factor IF-1, with translation MAKSDNIEVEGTVIEALPNAVFQVELPGGHRIMAHISGKMRMNFIRIYPGDKVTIELSPYDLTRGRITWRSKG, from the coding sequence TTGGCTAAGAGCGATAATATCGAAGTAGAAGGCACCGTCATCGAAGCGCTGCCCAACGCAGTATTCCAAGTGGAGCTGCCGGGTGGGCACCGCATCATGGCCCATATCTCGGGAAAAATGCGCATGAACTTCATCCGCATCTACCCGGGCGATAAGGTAACCATTGAGCTCTCTCCCTATGATCTGACCAGGGGACGCATCACCTGGCGCAGCAAGGGCTGA
- the rpsE gene encoding 30S ribosomal protein S5, with translation MQRNEQVSEFKEKLVSVNRVTKVVKGGRNFRFAALVVIGDENGRVGCGLGKATEIPEAIRKAVEDAKKHLVTVARVNTTIPHEATGYFGTGKVVLLPAPEGTGVIAGGPARAVLELCGIKDIRTKSYGTNNPINMVKATIAGLAQLRTAEDVAKLRGKTVEELLG, from the coding sequence ATGCAGCGTAACGAACAGGTCAGCGAGTTCAAAGAAAAACTCGTCTCTGTCAACCGCGTTACCAAGGTCGTCAAGGGTGGCCGCAACTTCCGCTTTGCAGCGCTGGTTGTCATCGGCGACGAGAACGGCCGCGTGGGCTGCGGACTTGGCAAGGCGACGGAAATTCCTGAAGCGATTCGCAAGGCGGTCGAGGATGCCAAGAAGCATCTAGTCACGGTCGCCCGCGTGAATACCACGATCCCGCACGAGGCGACCGGCTACTTCGGCACCGGCAAGGTGGTTCTGCTGCCCGCCCCCGAAGGTACCGGCGTTATCGCCGGCGGCCCGGCGCGTGCGGTGCTCGAACTGTGCGGCATTAAGGATATCCGCACGAAGAGCTACGGCACCAACAACCCCATCAACATGGTGAAGGCTACGATCGCGGGTCTTGCTCAGCTGCGTACGGCGGAAGACGTCGCCAAGCTGCGCGGCAAGACCGTCGAAGAACTGCTGGGTTAA
- a CDS encoding adenylate kinase — MNVVFLGPPGAGKGTQAVRVCERLNIPQISTGDILRKAIKEQTETGLKAKAFIDQGQLVPDDVVIDIVRERLAMPDCQNGYILDGFPRTVPQAQALSGFARIDAVVDIEVSDDKLVARLSGRRVCPACSATYHESRLSGKTDCDKCGAALIQRDDDKAETVLNRLKVYHDQTAPLIDFYGKQGLLRTVDGSQPLDDCFADILKALGV, encoded by the coding sequence ATGAATGTGGTATTTCTTGGCCCGCCCGGCGCGGGCAAGGGGACGCAGGCTGTGCGCGTGTGCGAACGGCTGAACATCCCGCAGATTTCCACGGGCGATATTCTCCGTAAAGCGATCAAGGAGCAGACCGAGACCGGTCTGAAGGCGAAGGCTTTCATCGACCAGGGACAGCTCGTGCCCGACGATGTCGTCATCGACATCGTCCGCGAGCGCCTGGCGATGCCGGATTGCCAAAACGGATATATACTGGACGGCTTCCCGCGCACCGTTCCCCAGGCGCAGGCGCTGAGCGGCTTCGCCAGGATCGACGCGGTGGTCGACATCGAAGTCAGCGACGACAAGCTGGTCGCCCGTCTTTCCGGACGGCGCGTATGTCCGGCTTGCAGCGCGACATACCACGAAAGCCGCCTGAGCGGCAAGACGGACTGCGACAAGTGCGGCGCCGCGCTGATCCAGCGCGACGACGATAAGGCGGAGACCGTCCTCAATCGCCTGAAGGTCTATCACGATCAGACGGCGCCGCTGATCGATTTCTACGGTAAACAGGGTCTGCTGAGGACCGTGGATGGTTCGCAGCCGCTGGATGACTGCTTCGCAGACATCCTCAAAGCGCTGGGAGTGTAA
- the rplR gene encoding 50S ribosomal protein L18, with the protein MFNKRDRNEIRRIRHERVRKKISGTAEMPRLCVYRSLNNMYAQVIDDEAGRTLVSASTLDPMIKGQLAEMDKKGASKLVGKVVAERAIQAGIKQVVFDRGGYVYTGRVAEVAAGAREAGLDF; encoded by the coding sequence ATGTTCAATAAGAGAGATCGCAATGAAATCCGCAGGATTCGCCATGAGCGCGTCCGCAAAAAGATCAGCGGCACTGCCGAAATGCCGCGTCTGTGCGTGTATCGCAGCCTGAACAACATGTATGCGCAGGTGATTGACGACGAAGCTGGCCGTACCCTGGTGTCCGCGTCCACCCTGGATCCGATGATCAAGGGTCAGCTCGCGGAGATGGATAAAAAGGGCGCTTCCAAGCTGGTGGGCAAGGTCGTCGCTGAGCGTGCGATCCAGGCTGGCATCAAGCAGGTAGTCTTCGACCGCGGCGGCTACGTGTACACCGGTCGTGTGGCCGAAGTGGCCGCGGGCGCCCGCGAAGCCGGACTGGACTTCTGA
- the rpsD gene encoding 30S ribosomal protein S4: MARYTGSVCRLCRREGTKLFLKGERCFSAKCAVSARPTPPGQHGQARQKKMSEYGTQLREKQKARRAYGVLEGQFVRYYEKAASMKGVTGDNLLQLLERRLDNVVYRLGLGASRPQARQLVRHGHILVNGKKVDIPSYLVSANDVITVRARSKEQVHFKNLREGTGRIVPKWLTLDAENLTATVTALPTREDVDLSIEEHLIVELYSR, encoded by the coding sequence ATGGCTAGATATACAGGTTCCGTTTGCCGTCTGTGCCGCCGCGAGGGTACGAAGCTCTTCTTGAAGGGCGAGCGCTGCTTCTCCGCGAAGTGCGCTGTGAGCGCGCGTCCCACCCCTCCCGGCCAGCATGGTCAGGCTCGTCAGAAGAAGATGAGCGAGTATGGCACGCAGCTTCGCGAGAAGCAGAAGGCCCGCCGCGCATACGGCGTGCTGGAAGGCCAGTTCGTTCGCTACTACGAGAAGGCGGCCAGCATGAAGGGCGTCACCGGCGACAACCTCCTGCAGCTGCTGGAGCGCCGTCTGGACAACGTCGTGTACCGCCTTGGCCTGGGCGCGTCCCGCCCGCAGGCCCGCCAGCTTGTCCGTCATGGCCACATTCTGGTCAACGGCAAGAAGGTGGATATTCCTTCCTATCTGGTGTCCGCGAATGACGTGATTACCGTTCGTGCCCGCAGCAAGGAGCAGGTTCACTTCAAGAACCTGCGTGAAGGCACTGGCCGCATCGTCCCGAAGTGGCTGACCCTCGATGCCGAGAACCTGACGGCTACCGTCACTGCTCTGCCGACGCGTGAAGATGTCGATCTCTCCATCGAAGAGCACCTCATCGTCGAGCTTTACTCTCGTTAA
- a CDS encoding SH3 domain-containing protein, which produces MKNKKFYETKAFRWILAGLLAFILISNDAIDKMIHIYANEDGQVEEVDNSAAEEAAREAEEAARREAEEAARRAEEEAARKAQEEAERKAAEEAARRAEEEAARKAEEEAAKKAAEEEAARKAEEEAAKKAAEEEAARKAEEEAAKKAAEEEAARKAEEEAAKKAAEEEAARKAEEEAAKKAAEEEAAKQQAEEVKPTDVPATEAPVTEPTEAPTAPATAEPTSEPTPEAAPTPVPTEAPAVEPTEAPELPTGRAIFMLMIDGEYEEIGKMDIERDGGVCYVSKDDLRAMLKEYDLKANDLRNAWKWCVEKDDVKLSEAKQDFRLQNDRYEILGYDGIAQGEDIVLFADKAFQIKTEEEKNEATIEPEATAEPEATAEPEATAEPEATAEPEATAEPEATAGPEATVEPEATVEPEATVEPEATVEPEATVEPEATAEPEATVEPDKVLYLGSITVNGASVNVREAANSDSALIGRIYDTTGIEVLGEADGWYRVRGMSIEREEITGYVAAKFVKLGELPAATQEPEATLEPTATPEELEGYDAIIKAQEEDAFVNVYAEPAVESEVLAQLMSASAIKVLSVEGDFAKISIGDLIGYVEAGFLGHNETGAERSAYIVMDIPQDFRLGDSVTLRCILGGYEEASYTLQWQFAATDWNGNITGHWQDQPEANADEYTVVLTESNLLTAWRVRIDVAEELK; this is translated from the coding sequence ATGAAAAACAAGAAGTTTTACGAAACCAAGGCGTTCAGATGGATTCTCGCGGGCCTGCTCGCGTTTATCCTGATTTCAAACGACGCCATCGACAAGATGATCCACATCTACGCCAACGAGGACGGTCAGGTGGAAGAAGTGGACAACAGCGCAGCTGAAGAAGCGGCACGCGAGGCCGAGGAAGCTGCGCGCAGAGAAGCTGAAGAAGCTGCTCGCAGGGCCGAGGAGGAGGCCGCGCGTAAAGCGCAGGAAGAGGCCGAGCGTAAGGCTGCCGAGGAAGCGGCCCGCAGGGCTGAGGAAGAAGCAGCGAGAAAGGCCGAAGAAGAAGCAGCGAAGAAGGCCGCCGAGGAGGAAGCAGCTCGCAAGGCTGAGGAAGAAGCGGCGAAGAAGGCTGCCGAGGAAGAAGCAGCGAGAAAGGCTGAGGAAGAAGCGGCGAAGAAGGCTGCCGAGGAAGAAGCAGCAAGAAAGGCCGAAGAAGAAGCGGCGAAGAAGGCTGCCGAGGAAGAAGCAGCAAGAAAGGCCGAAGAAGAAGCGGCGAAGAAGGCTGCTGAGGAAGAAGCGGCGAAGCAGCAGGCAGAAGAGGTGAAACCGACCGATGTTCCGGCGACGGAAGCGCCGGTGACTGAGCCGACGGAAGCGCCGACGGCACCAGCGACTGCGGAGCCTACCTCGGAGCCTACGCCGGAAGCTGCCCCGACGCCAGTACCCACCGAAGCACCGGCGGTCGAACCGACCGAGGCACCCGAGCTGCCGACCGGCCGGGCGATCTTCATGCTGATGATCGACGGCGAGTATGAAGAGATCGGCAAGATGGACATCGAGCGCGACGGCGGCGTCTGCTATGTGAGCAAGGACGACCTGCGCGCGATGCTAAAGGAATACGACCTGAAAGCAAACGACCTGCGCAACGCCTGGAAGTGGTGCGTAGAGAAGGACGACGTAAAGCTCTCCGAAGCCAAGCAAGATTTCAGATTGCAGAACGATCGCTATGAGATCCTCGGTTATGACGGCATCGCCCAGGGCGAGGACATCGTGCTCTTCGCGGACAAGGCGTTCCAGATAAAGACGGAAGAGGAAAAGAACGAAGCGACGATTGAGCCTGAAGCGACGGCGGAACCTGAAGCGACGGCGGAACCGGAAGCGACGGCGGAACCGGAAGCGACGGCGGAACCGGAAGCGACGGCGGAACCGGAAGCGACGGCTGGGCCTGAAGCGACGGTGGAACCGGAAGCGACGGTTGAGCCTGAAGCGACGGTGGAGCCCGAAGCGACGGTGGAGCCTGAAGCGACGGTTGAGCCCGAAGCGACGGCTGAGCCCGAAGCGACGGTGGAACCGGACAAGGTTCTATATCTGGGAAGCATCACTGTGAATGGCGCATCCGTGAATGTGCGCGAGGCGGCCAATTCGGATTCTGCACTCATTGGCCGTATATATGACACGACAGGGATTGAGGTGCTGGGCGAAGCGGACGGCTGGTATCGGGTGCGTGGCATGAGCATCGAACGCGAAGAGATTACGGGCTATGTGGCCGCGAAGTTCGTGAAGTTAGGTGAACTTCCTGCTGCGACTCAGGAACCGGAAGCGACGTTGGAGCCGACGGCGACGCCAGAGGAGCTAGAAGGATATGACGCCATTATTAAAGCGCAGGAGGAAGATGCTTTCGTTAACGTCTATGCTGAACCGGCGGTAGAATCCGAAGTTCTGGCCCAGTTGATGAGTGCATCTGCGATAAAGGTGCTTTCTGTAGAGGGAGACTTTGCGAAAATTTCTATCGGAGATTTAATCGGTTATGTGGAAGCAGGGTTCCTTGGCCATAACGAAACGGGCGCTGAGCGCAGCGCCTATATCGTTATGGACATTCCGCAGGATTTCCGGCTGGGCGACTCAGTCACCTTGCGGTGTATTCTTGGCGGATATGAAGAGGCAAGCTATACTTTGCAATGGCAGTTTGCTGCAACCGATTGGAACGGAAATATTACCGGACACTGGCAGGATCAGCCTGAAGCGAATGCGGATGAATATACCGTAGTACTGACTGAAAGCAATTTGCTGACAGCTTGGCGCGTCAGGATTGATGTGGCGGAGGAACTGAAATAA
- the rpsM gene encoding 30S ribosomal protein S13 has protein sequence MARISGVDLPRDKRVEVGLTYIFGIGLKTAQATLKATGVNPDTRVKDLTEQEVGKLREYIEHNLKVEGDLRRDVSLNIKRLVEIGCYRGVRHRRGLPVRGQNTKQNARTRKGPKKTIAGKKKATK, from the coding sequence ATGGCACGTATTTCGGGTGTAGACCTGCCGCGCGACAAGCGCGTTGAAGTTGGCCTTACCTACATCTTCGGTATCGGACTGAAGACCGCCCAGGCCACGCTGAAGGCCACGGGCGTGAACCCCGATACCCGCGTGAAGGACCTCACGGAGCAGGAAGTCGGCAAGCTGCGTGAGTATATCGAGCACAACCTCAAGGTGGAGGGCGACCTTCGCCGCGATGTGTCTCTGAACATCAAGCGCCTTGTGGAAATCGGTTGCTATCGTGGCGTTCGTCATCGCCGCGGCCTGCCGGTACGCGGACAGAACACCAAGCAGAACGCGCGTACCCGTAAGGGCCCGAAGAAGACGATTGCTGGCAAGAAGAAGGCCACGAAGTAA
- the map gene encoding type I methionyl aminopeptidase, with protein MISIKNPSQIAKMREAGALLHEVLTQVKARIEPGITTKELDHFAEQLIRRHGAVPSFLHYEGYPASLCTSVDEQVVHGIPGNTVLREGSIISIDGGLVLDGWQADSAFTAGVGQISPEAQRLIDVTERSFFEGIAQAREGNRISDIGHAVQTFVEAHGYSAVRALCGHGIGREMHEDPEVPNYGIPGHGPRLRAGMTLAVEPMIAAGHWAVKTLKDGWTVVTSDGSLCAHYEHTIAITGGEPEILTLPGYGKEGNR; from the coding sequence ATGATCAGCATTAAAAATCCTTCGCAAATCGCAAAAATGCGTGAGGCCGGCGCGCTTCTGCACGAGGTTCTCACACAGGTCAAGGCCCGGATTGAGCCCGGCATCACGACGAAAGAGCTGGATCACTTTGCGGAGCAGCTCATCCGCAGGCACGGCGCGGTTCCGTCCTTCCTGCACTACGAAGGGTATCCCGCGAGCCTCTGCACGTCGGTCGACGAGCAGGTGGTGCACGGCATTCCCGGCAATACCGTGCTGCGTGAAGGGTCGATCATCTCGATCGACGGCGGACTGGTTCTGGACGGCTGGCAGGCGGACAGCGCCTTTACGGCGGGCGTGGGCCAGATCAGCCCAGAAGCGCAGCGCCTGATCGACGTGACAGAGCGGAGCTTCTTTGAAGGCATCGCGCAGGCGCGTGAAGGAAACCGCATCAGCGATATCGGACACGCAGTGCAGACCTTCGTGGAAGCACACGGCTATTCGGCCGTGCGGGCGCTTTGCGGACACGGCATCGGCCGGGAAATGCACGAAGACCCCGAGGTACCCAATTACGGCATCCCCGGACACGGCCCGAGGCTCCGCGCCGGCATGACGCTTGCCGTGGAGCCGATGATCGCGGCCGGTCACTGGGCGGTCAAGACGCTGAAAGACGGCTGGACGGTCGTGACCAGTGACGGGAGCCTCTGCGCTCACTATGAACACACCATCGCCATTACCGGTGGGGAGCCTGAAATCTTGACGCTTCCCGGGTACGGCAAGGAGGGAAACCGATGA
- the secY gene encoding preprotein translocase subunit SecY: MLETLRNAWRIPDLRKKILYTLLMLLIYRLVGVIPVPGIDLTKVSSTIEQFSLLGFMNMMTGGSLSQMSVMAMGITPYINASIILQLLTVAIPALERLSKEGPEGRKKITEYTRYTTVILAFIQAVGLVYAMHASAKSGFVSYVVIGLSMAAGTSLAMWIGERITENGIGNGISLLIFAGIVSNLFNWSVSGVSGLFQGTVSWFVFIAIILGALIMIVAVTFVDMGERRVPVQYAKRMVGRKMYGGQSTHIPMKVNSTGVLPLIFAFSMMQFPGTIFAFFPQSGISIWWNNFTSGGFYQIVLALLIVGFTFFYTSITFNPVDISKNMQQYGGTIPGIRQGKPTSDYLSRVSNRLTLFGAIFLAVLATLPTLMTNLAGMRVPFAASSMLIAVSVAIETMRQLESQMLMRHYKGFL; the protein is encoded by the coding sequence ATGCTGGAAACGCTTCGCAACGCATGGAGGATCCCGGATCTTCGCAAAAAGATCCTCTACACCCTGCTGATGCTTTTGATCTACCGCCTGGTCGGCGTCATCCCGGTTCCGGGCATTGACCTGACGAAGGTTTCCTCCACGATCGAGCAGTTCAGCCTGCTGGGCTTCATGAACATGATGACCGGCGGCAGCCTGTCTCAGATGTCCGTCATGGCAATGGGCATCACCCCGTACATCAACGCGTCCATCATCCTGCAGCTGCTCACCGTGGCTATCCCGGCCCTGGAGCGGCTGAGCAAGGAAGGCCCGGAAGGCCGCAAGAAGATTACCGAGTATACCCGTTATACGACGGTCATCCTCGCCTTCATTCAGGCTGTCGGCCTGGTGTACGCGATGCACGCTTCCGCCAAGAGCGGCTTCGTGTCCTACGTCGTGATCGGCCTGTCCATGGCGGCCGGCACCTCGCTGGCCATGTGGATCGGCGAGCGCATCACGGAGAACGGCATCGGCAACGGCATTTCGCTGTTGATCTTCGCCGGCATCGTCTCCAACCTGTTTAACTGGTCGGTTTCGGGCGTCAGCGGTCTGTTCCAGGGCACCGTCAGCTGGTTCGTGTTCATCGCGATCATCCTCGGCGCGCTCATCATGATCGTCGCCGTGACCTTCGTGGACATGGGCGAGCGCCGCGTACCGGTTCAGTACGCGAAGCGCATGGTCGGCCGCAAGATGTACGGCGGTCAGTCCACCCACATCCCGATGAAGGTGAACTCCACCGGCGTTCTGCCGCTGATCTTCGCCTTCTCGATGATGCAGTTCCCCGGAACCATCTTCGCGTTTTTCCCGCAATCGGGCATCTCTATTTGGTGGAATAACTTCACGAGCGGCGGATTCTATCAGATCGTCCTGGCTCTGCTGATCGTGGGCTTCACCTTCTTCTACACGAGCATCACCTTTAATCCGGTGGATATCAGCAAGAACATGCAGCAGTACGGCGGTACGATCCCGGGCATTCGCCAGGGCAAGCCCACGAGCGATTATCTCTCCCGTGTCTCCAACCGTCTGACGCTGTTCGGCGCCATCTTCCTGGCTGTGCTTGCGACGCTGCCGACCCTGATGACGAATCTGGCAGGCATGCGGGTGCCGTTTGCGGCTTCTTCCATGCTGATCGCCGTTTCCGTCGCCATTGAGACGATGCGCCAGCTTGAGAGCCAGATGCTGATGCGTCACTACAAGGGCTTCCTCTAA
- the rplO gene encoding 50S ribosomal protein L15 has product MKLNELKPALGSVTAPKRLGRGIGSGLGKTSGKGHKGSKARSGGGKGPGFEGGQMPLVRRLPKRGFTNIFATEYAIVNVSKLDLFEDGAVVGPQEMIDAGLIKKELDGVKILGNGELTKKLTVKAAKFTGSAKEKIEALGGKAEVI; this is encoded by the coding sequence ATGAAGCTGAATGAGTTGAAACCGGCCCTCGGCTCCGTAACCGCGCCCAAGCGTTTGGGCCGCGGCATCGGCTCCGGTTTGGGCAAAACCTCCGGTAAGGGCCACAAGGGCTCGAAAGCCCGCAGCGGCGGCGGCAAGGGCCCGGGATTTGAGGGCGGCCAGATGCCTCTGGTGCGCCGTCTGCCCAAGCGCGGCTTTACCAACATTTTTGCTACGGAATACGCGATCGTGAACGTCAGCAAGCTCGACCTCTTTGAGGACGGCGCTGTCGTCGGACCGCAGGAGATGATCGACGCGGGCCTCATCAAGAAGGAGCTCGACGGCGTGAAGATCCTGGGCAACGGCGAGCTGACCAAGAAGCTGACGGTTAAGGCTGCGAAGTTCACGGGTTCGGCAAAGGAGAAGATCGAGGCTCTCGGCGGGAAAGCTGAGGTGATCTGA
- the rpmD gene encoding 50S ribosomal protein L30: MKLQVTLVKSPISSKPNHIKVVEALGLHKIRQVKVFEDNPAIRGMIFKVKHLVDVVEIKD; the protein is encoded by the coding sequence ATGAAACTTCAAGTAACGCTCGTGAAATCCCCGATCTCCAGCAAGCCGAATCACATCAAGGTCGTCGAGGCGCTGGGCCTGCACAAGATCCGTCAGGTGAAGGTGTTCGAAGATAACCCCGCCATCCGCGGCATGATCTTCAAGGTGAAGCACCTGGTTGACGTTGTAGAGATTAAGGACTGA
- the rpsK gene encoding 30S ribosomal protein S11 produces the protein MAPKQKLKKTARKRRERKLVERGAAHIRSSFNNTIVTLTDTQGNALSWASAGGLGFRGSKKSTPFAAQTAAETAAKAAMEYGLKTVEVYVKGPGSGREAAIRSLQAAGLEVNMIKDVTPIPHNGCRPPKRRRV, from the coding sequence ATGGCACCTAAGCAGAAGCTGAAGAAGACGGCCCGCAAGCGTCGCGAGCGCAAGCTCGTGGAACGCGGCGCCGCCCACATCCGCTCCTCTTTCAATAACACCATCGTCACGCTGACCGACACGCAGGGCAACGCCCTGTCCTGGGCGTCCGCTGGCGGCTTAGGCTTCCGCGGCTCCAAGAAGTCGACGCCCTTTGCCGCCCAGACGGCTGCCGAGACGGCCGCGAAGGCCGCGATGGAATACGGTCTGAAGACCGTCGAAGTCTACGTCAAGGGCCCGGGCTCCGGACGCGAAGCGGCGATTCGTTCGCTGCAGGCGGCGGGTCTGGAGGTCAACATGATCAAGGACGTTACGCCGATCCCGCACAACGGCTGCCGTCCGCCCAAGCGCAGAAGAGTGTAA